Proteins from one Pseudomonas bijieensis genomic window:
- the hpaD gene encoding 3,4-dihydroxyphenylacetate 2,3-dioxygenase — protein MGEVVLAAKICHVPSMYLSELPGKHHGCRAAAIAGHKEIGRRARELGADTAVVFDVHWLVNSAYHVNSGAHFKGIYTSNELPHFIKNMEYEYSGAPELGELIAAEANAADVRTLAHNIPSLELEYGTLVPMRYMHMDVPQEQKFNVVSIAAWCAWHRLQDSFTFGAAVRRAIEKSDRKVLVLASGSLSHRFSDDRNAEANIHNWTREFDKQVDLHVVEMWRQGRWKEFCAMLPDYAEHCFGEGKMHDTAMLLGLLGGPDYDKPAEIITEPFGSSGTGQINAVFPV, from the coding sequence ATGGGCGAAGTCGTCCTGGCTGCGAAAATCTGCCACGTTCCCTCGATGTACCTGTCGGAGCTGCCCGGCAAGCACCACGGTTGCCGCGCCGCCGCGATTGCCGGCCACAAGGAAATCGGTCGCCGCGCCCGGGAACTGGGGGCCGATACCGCCGTGGTGTTCGACGTGCACTGGCTGGTCAACAGTGCCTATCACGTCAACAGCGGCGCGCACTTCAAGGGCATCTATACCAGCAACGAGCTGCCGCACTTCATCAAGAACATGGAGTACGAATACTCAGGCGCCCCGGAACTGGGCGAGCTGATCGCCGCCGAGGCCAATGCCGCCGACGTGCGCACCCTGGCCCACAACATCCCAAGTCTTGAGCTGGAATACGGCACGCTGGTGCCCATGCGCTACATGCACATGGACGTTCCTCAGGAACAGAAATTCAACGTCGTGTCGATTGCCGCCTGGTGCGCCTGGCACCGCCTGCAAGACAGCTTCACCTTCGGCGCCGCCGTGCGCCGAGCCATCGAGAAAAGCGATCGCAAGGTGCTGGTGCTCGCCTCCGGCTCGCTGTCGCACCGTTTCTCCGATGATCGCAACGCTGAAGCCAACATCCACAACTGGACGCGGGAATTCGACAAGCAGGTCGACCTGCACGTCGTCGAGATGTGGCGCCAAGGCCGCTGGAAAGAGTTCTGCGCCATGCTCCCGGACTACGCCGAACACTGCTTCGGCGAAGGCAAGATGCATGACACGGCGATGCTGCTGGGGTTGCTCGGCGGGCCGGACTACGACAAGCCTGCCGAAATCATCACCGAGCCTTTCGGCAGCTCCGGCACTGGACAGATCAACGCTGTCTTCCCTGTTTGA
- a CDS encoding 5-carboxymethyl-2-hydroxymuconate Delta-isomerase — translation MPHFIAEYTDNIEQQADLPGLFEKVHALLGDSGVFPLGGIRSRGVRLDTWRMADGKHDYAFVHMTLKVGHGRDLATRQKVAEKLFEMITAHFAELQAQRLLALSFEMIELHEQLNFKANNVHAFLKGQAI, via the coding sequence ATGCCTCATTTCATCGCTGAATACACCGACAACATCGAACAACAAGCCGACCTGCCCGGCCTGTTTGAAAAGGTCCACGCCTTGCTGGGCGACAGCGGCGTGTTCCCCCTGGGCGGCATCCGCAGCCGCGGCGTGCGCCTGGACACCTGGCGCATGGCCGACGGCAAGCACGACTACGCCTTCGTACACATGACCTTGAAAGTCGGCCATGGTCGCGACCTGGCCACCCGCCAGAAAGTCGCGGAAAAACTCTTCGAGATGATCACCGCTCACTTCGCCGAGCTCCAGGCCCAACGCCTGCTGGCCCTGTCATTCGAGATGATCGAGCTGCACGAACAGCTCAATTTCAAGGCCAACAACGTCCACGCCTTCCTCAAGGGCCAGGCCATCTGA